A region from the Plutella xylostella chromosome 8, ilPluXylo3.1, whole genome shotgun sequence genome encodes:
- the LOC105393107 gene encoding transcription elongation factor SPT4 yields the protein MSLDTVPKDLRGLRACLVCSLIKTFDQFEYDGCDNCDEFLRMKNNKDNVYDCTSNNFDGMIAVMSPEDSWVCKWQRISRFCKGVYAISVSGRLPAGVIREMKSRGIAYRPRDTSQR from the exons ATGTCTTTGGATACTGTGCCAAAAGATCTCCGAGGTTTGCGGGCGTGTTTGGTGTGCTCTTTAATTAAG ACATTTGACCAGTTTGAATATGATGGCTGCGACAACTGTGATGAGTTTCTGCGaatgaaaaacaacaaagacaaTGTTTATGACTGCACTAGCAATAATTTTGATGg AATGATTGCTGTAATGAGCCCGGAAGACAGTTGGGTCTGCAAATGGCAGCGAATTA GTAGGTTCTGTAAAGGAGTGTATGCAATATCAGTGTCGGGGCGTCTGCCGGCCGGAGTCATCCGAGAGATGAAGAGCCGCGGCATCGCCTACCGCCCCCGAGACACCAGCCAGAGATAA
- the LOC105393118 gene encoding ESF1 homolog isoform X2, translating to MSEILKDSRFAKYLNDPRYRQIPKHERKVKIDKRFQSMFKDEKFKVKYTVDKRGRPVNETSTENLRKYYDLEESDDASSTSEDEESESSKTKKDDDNEKSAQSDDEADEEADTSGRFVKRPSSRDEGELAEEDLVNNDKLIRGKLDKKTKKRLLDLDIDYARGEGLLQTDSSSDDDSSEEEEESDLEHEWGELDADAGSTEESTKRLAICNLDWDNIKAADIMVLLNSFLPPGGVILKVTIYPSEYGLQRMKEEEVRGPIELTEKAADDDLSDDGGNEEGSTYHMEKLRRYQLNRLKYYYAVVECDSAATADALYAECDNMEYESSATRLDMRVVPDDVTFDQEPHEVCTKLPDLAKYKPRLFTTTALQQAKVELTWDATNPNRTEAIRSAAGGDLADLDLHEYLASSSDDDDEEQQEKADKDSQSDQEEDDPIQKYKKLLLDIEQKEEKKKNKDMEMEISWGLGVKDKAQALVKQKMKEENKNLTPFEKLIEKKKEKKKQKKLERKQKLNENTSDGEQEEASDDDIPSDVDMNDPYFAEEFNKPEFKKSKDKNKKKNKPTEETEEDENGKAELELLLDDEDDGKAHFSLKKIQEAEAPSKKSRRKKKMKEKMMEQKQTLPDFEVDVNDQRFSALFNSHHYNIDPSDPNFKKTKNMERLIQEKLKRRPVDTPATEEQPAKKSREDAEMSILVKNIKRKTKDAMKK from the exons ATGAGTGAAATATTAAAGGATAGCCGGTTTGCAAAATACCTAAATGACCCACGATACCGTCAAATACCTAAACATGAGCGGAAAGTCAAAATTGATAAACGTTTCCAGTCTATGTTTAAAGACGAAAAGTTTAAAGTGAAATATACTGTAGATAAAAGAGGTAGACCAGTCAACGAAACTTCTACTGAAAATCTACGCAAGTACTACGACCTTGAAGAATCTGATGATGCATCGTCAACTTCTGAAGATGAAGAAAGTGAATCGTCGAAAACCAAAAaagatgatgataatgaaaaaTCCGCACAGTCTGATGATGAAGCAGACGAAGAGGCGGATACATCGGGGCGCTTCGTGAAACGCCCGTCCAGTCGCGATGAAGGAGAGCTGGCCGAGGAAGACTTGGTGAACAATGACAAACTTATCCGAGGCAAACTCGATAAGAAAACTAAAAAGCGTTTGCTGGATCTTGACATTGATTACGCCCGTGGTGAAG GGCTCCTGCAAACAGACAGCTCGTCCGATGACGACAGCAGTGAGGAGGAGGAAGAGAGTGACTTGGAGCACGAGTGGGGGGAGCTGGATGCCGATGCCGGCTCCACTGAGGAGTCCACCAAGAG GCTTGCAATCTGTAACCTGGACTGGGACAATATAAAAGCTGCTGATATTATGGTACTGCTGAACTCATTCCTGCCTCCTGGTGGGGTCATTCTCAAAGTGACT ATCTATCCCTCTGAGTATGGCCTGCAGAGGATGAAGGAAGAAGAGGTCAGAGGGCCGATCGAGCTCACGGAGAAGGCGGCCGACGACGACCTGTCCGACGACGGAGGGAATGAAGAGG GTTCAACCTACCACATGGAGAAGCTCCGTCGCTACCAACTGAACCGGCTCAAGTATTACTATGCAGTAGTGGAGTGTGACAGCGCCGCCACGGCGGACGCGCTGTACGCAGAGTGCGACAACATGGAGTACGAGAGCAGCGCCACGCGGCTCGACATGCGAGTAGTGCCTGATGACGTCACCTTCGATCAG gAGCCTCATGAAGTGTGCACGAAGCTGCCAGATCTGGCCAAGTACAAGCCCCGACTCTTCACCACGACAGCCTTGCAGCAAGCCaag GTGGAGCTAACGTGGGACGCCACTAACCCGAACCGCACGGAGGCGATCCGCAGCGCGGCGGGCGGAGACCTCGCTGACCTTGACCTTCACGAGTACCTGGCCTCCAGTTCCGACGACGAT GACGAAgaacaacaagaaaaagccGACAAAGATTCCCAATCAGACCAAGAAGAGGACGACCCCATACAGAAGTACAAGAAGTTGCTTCTGGACATCGAGCAGAAGGaagagaagaagaagaataaagACATGGAGATGGAGATTAGCTGGGGGCTCGGCGTGAAGGACAAGGCGCAGGCGCTCGTCAAGCAGAAGATGAAAGAAG AAAACAAGAACCTCACACCGTTTGAAAAGCTGATAGAGAAGAagaaagagaaaaagaaacagAAGAAATTGGAGCGGAAACAGAAACTTAATGAAAACACTTCAGACGGAGAGCAGGAGGAGGCGTCTGATGACGACATCCCGTCAGACGTAGACATGAACGACCCGTACTTCGCTGAGGAATTCAACAAACCAGAATTCAAGAAATCTaaagacaaaaacaaaaagaaaaataaaccgACTGAGGAAACAGAAGAAGACGAAAACGGAAAAGCTGAATTAGAATTACTACTAGATGATGAAGACGACGGCAAAGCACACTTCAGTCTCAAGAAGATTCAAGAAGCAGAGGCCCCGTCGAAGAAGTCACGAAggaaaaagaaaatgaaagAAAAGATGATGGAACAAAAACAAACGCTACCAGACTTTGAAGTAGACGTAAACGACCAACGATTTTCTGCGCTTTTCAACTCTCATCACTACAACATAGACCCTTCGGACCCTAACTTTAAGAAGACTAAAAACATGGAACGTTTGATACAAGAGAAATTAAAACGGAGGCCAGTTGATACGCCGGCCACAGAAGAACAACCTGCAAAGAAATCTAGAGAGGACGCGGAAATGAGcattttagttaaaaatattaaaagaaagACAAAAGATgctatgaaaaaataa
- the LOC119692996 gene encoding sperm histone P2a, whose product MDSEPKDCAHTEKHGRKRARESSGGGSGGKRSCCKPVKRHCSKRRRSRSRKCGARRKSRKCGVRRHKSKCGVRRHKSRCGRSRHRRKKTHRTCCRTPCGTFKRCRKCDKRWKLRLPKRCRSHSR is encoded by the exons ATGGATTCAGAGCCAAAAGATTGTGCTCATACTGAGAAGCATGGAAG GAAGCGCGCCCGCGAgagcagcggcggcggcagcggcggcaaGCGGAGCTGCTGCAAGCCCGTCAAGCGGCACTGCAGCAAGCGGCGCCGCAGCCGCAGCCGGAAGTGTGGCGCGCGCCGCAAGAGCCGGAAGTGTGGCGTGCGCCGCCACAAGAGCAAGTGTGGTGTGCGCCGCCACAAGAGCCGCTGTGGACGCAGCCGCCATCGTAGGAAGAAGAC CCACCGCACGTGCTGCCGTACTCCCTGCGGCACGTTCAAGCGCTGCCGCAAGTGCGACAAGCGCTGGAAGCTGCGCCTGCCCAAGCGCTGTCGCAGCCACTCGCGTTGA
- the LOC105393118 gene encoding ESF1 homolog isoform X1 — MSEILKDSRFAKYLNDPRYRQIPKHERKVKIDKRFQSMFKDEKFKVKYTVDKRGRPVNETSTENLRKYYDLEESDDASSTSEDEESESSKTKKDDDNEKSAQSDDEADEEADTSGRFVKRPSSRDEGELAEEDLVNNDKLIRGKLDKKTKKRLLDLDIDYARGEGLLQTDSSSDDDSSEEEEESDLEHEWGELDADAGSTEESTKRLAICNLDWDNIKAADIMVLLNSFLPPGGVILKVTIYPSEYGLQRMKEEEVRGPIELTEKAADDDLSDDGGNEEGSTYHMEKLRRYQLNRLKYYYAVVECDSAATADALYAECDNMEYESSATRLDMRVVPDDVTFDQEPHEVCTKLPDLAKYKPRLFTTTALQQAKVELTWDATNPNRTEAIRSAAGGDLADLDLHEYLASSSDDDDDEEQQEKADKDSQSDQEEDDPIQKYKKLLLDIEQKEEKKKNKDMEMEISWGLGVKDKAQALVKQKMKEENKNLTPFEKLIEKKKEKKKQKKLERKQKLNENTSDGEQEEASDDDIPSDVDMNDPYFAEEFNKPEFKKSKDKNKKKNKPTEETEEDENGKAELELLLDDEDDGKAHFSLKKIQEAEAPSKKSRRKKKMKEKMMEQKQTLPDFEVDVNDQRFSALFNSHHYNIDPSDPNFKKTKNMERLIQEKLKRRPVDTPATEEQPAKKSREDAEMSILVKNIKRKTKDAMKK; from the exons ATGAGTGAAATATTAAAGGATAGCCGGTTTGCAAAATACCTAAATGACCCACGATACCGTCAAATACCTAAACATGAGCGGAAAGTCAAAATTGATAAACGTTTCCAGTCTATGTTTAAAGACGAAAAGTTTAAAGTGAAATATACTGTAGATAAAAGAGGTAGACCAGTCAACGAAACTTCTACTGAAAATCTACGCAAGTACTACGACCTTGAAGAATCTGATGATGCATCGTCAACTTCTGAAGATGAAGAAAGTGAATCGTCGAAAACCAAAAaagatgatgataatgaaaaaTCCGCACAGTCTGATGATGAAGCAGACGAAGAGGCGGATACATCGGGGCGCTTCGTGAAACGCCCGTCCAGTCGCGATGAAGGAGAGCTGGCCGAGGAAGACTTGGTGAACAATGACAAACTTATCCGAGGCAAACTCGATAAGAAAACTAAAAAGCGTTTGCTGGATCTTGACATTGATTACGCCCGTGGTGAAG GGCTCCTGCAAACAGACAGCTCGTCCGATGACGACAGCAGTGAGGAGGAGGAAGAGAGTGACTTGGAGCACGAGTGGGGGGAGCTGGATGCCGATGCCGGCTCCACTGAGGAGTCCACCAAGAG GCTTGCAATCTGTAACCTGGACTGGGACAATATAAAAGCTGCTGATATTATGGTACTGCTGAACTCATTCCTGCCTCCTGGTGGGGTCATTCTCAAAGTGACT ATCTATCCCTCTGAGTATGGCCTGCAGAGGATGAAGGAAGAAGAGGTCAGAGGGCCGATCGAGCTCACGGAGAAGGCGGCCGACGACGACCTGTCCGACGACGGAGGGAATGAAGAGG GTTCAACCTACCACATGGAGAAGCTCCGTCGCTACCAACTGAACCGGCTCAAGTATTACTATGCAGTAGTGGAGTGTGACAGCGCCGCCACGGCGGACGCGCTGTACGCAGAGTGCGACAACATGGAGTACGAGAGCAGCGCCACGCGGCTCGACATGCGAGTAGTGCCTGATGACGTCACCTTCGATCAG gAGCCTCATGAAGTGTGCACGAAGCTGCCAGATCTGGCCAAGTACAAGCCCCGACTCTTCACCACGACAGCCTTGCAGCAAGCCaag GTGGAGCTAACGTGGGACGCCACTAACCCGAACCGCACGGAGGCGATCCGCAGCGCGGCGGGCGGAGACCTCGCTGACCTTGACCTTCACGAGTACCTGGCCTCCAGTTCCGACGACGATGACG ACGAAgaacaacaagaaaaagccGACAAAGATTCCCAATCAGACCAAGAAGAGGACGACCCCATACAGAAGTACAAGAAGTTGCTTCTGGACATCGAGCAGAAGGaagagaagaagaagaataaagACATGGAGATGGAGATTAGCTGGGGGCTCGGCGTGAAGGACAAGGCGCAGGCGCTCGTCAAGCAGAAGATGAAAGAAG AAAACAAGAACCTCACACCGTTTGAAAAGCTGATAGAGAAGAagaaagagaaaaagaaacagAAGAAATTGGAGCGGAAACAGAAACTTAATGAAAACACTTCAGACGGAGAGCAGGAGGAGGCGTCTGATGACGACATCCCGTCAGACGTAGACATGAACGACCCGTACTTCGCTGAGGAATTCAACAAACCAGAATTCAAGAAATCTaaagacaaaaacaaaaagaaaaataaaccgACTGAGGAAACAGAAGAAGACGAAAACGGAAAAGCTGAATTAGAATTACTACTAGATGATGAAGACGACGGCAAAGCACACTTCAGTCTCAAGAAGATTCAAGAAGCAGAGGCCCCGTCGAAGAAGTCACGAAggaaaaagaaaatgaaagAAAAGATGATGGAACAAAAACAAACGCTACCAGACTTTGAAGTAGACGTAAACGACCAACGATTTTCTGCGCTTTTCAACTCTCATCACTACAACATAGACCCTTCGGACCCTAACTTTAAGAAGACTAAAAACATGGAACGTTTGATACAAGAGAAATTAAAACGGAGGCCAGTTGATACGCCGGCCACAGAAGAACAACCTGCAAAGAAATCTAGAGAGGACGCGGAAATGAGcattttagttaaaaatattaaaagaaagACAAAAGATgctatgaaaaaataa
- the LOC105393117 gene encoding DNA (cytosine-5)-methyltransferase PliMCI, with the protein MDNAIVLVEKMPVPLGMISAKSPSTRSRTRNQSVSPSTRKNGKSNGHLLTMDVFTKKRARSPSATSELNENLKKPKIDPADLEDEKENQNIENQDEVLTTDKANPIDKKEDVTEIKSNDIESETISTKSTSDENSDCKKRRLSEPDNKDDSEIDEVNSDEDIKSIDDENSNSDVKSEGVKNMNCKEESNNNAQDLNNERCNICRQFLNNSDIIFYQGHPQNAVEEFIALTNEKLVLAAGDEGDIMERPQTNITGFSIFDQEGHLVPIDGGLVENDMRIFMSGYLKSICSENSDIDEESIPVKDVGPIVEWFIHGFDGGMKNCITLSTEFGEYNLMKPSAEYTPLMNNLYEKIWISKVVVEYLEEYHYLQPTYEDLMEIIREATIPELDDAKMTEEMLHKHAQFVCDQVVCLEAQDEDDEPLITLPCMRELIKLMGIKFGKRKTRTKIDYKKIDKKAWTKATTTPLVQKTFESFFTHQLDKTNKDLVLRRKRCGVCEACQRPDCGECSACRAMAKFGGHGRTKKACVSRNCPNMAVEQAEDSDPDDEEEYRKMAEKKEHDKIDDAVPVKLTGAGSRKITWVGEPVKADATKVYYEAVEIDGEELRNGDYVMVETSQANIPALVVRVVYMWKETLNTKSGYFHGEVFIRSSDTVLGEVGDPREVFLGDRCCHGAPLSSILRKAHIEKREIPANWFKLGGKEVEDETLEDDGKTYFYKKYYERFTARFEDLPEDPACPNPLRQHRFCPSCERKTRKDAKNIPKVIDKLAEKSEFVTEANRTEWSLVRWQDHDYKRGGGVFLKPGTFNLKSSLTYSDTSKPKLENVDESVYPEYYRKSDNNLRGSNVDTGEPFCVGLVVAATARGAGPLVVPQDIYLRVRVMCRPEHTASRFPQHEDLNLVYWSDDIREIPFSAVVGPCHLVHEKNIPSENKQEWLEKDPSRFYFREAFSRKTGKFTEVPPEAESVGRVDKGKEKGKGKGKSSKASATTEASTTASVRPLRTLDVFAGCGGLSLGLHTAGAAAPRWAVEQVEPAAHAYELNNRACTVFREDCNALLREALAGAAHWRGRRLPRAGEVELLCGGPPCQGFSGMNRFNQREYSNFKNSLVASYLSYCDFYRPKYFILENVRNFVAFKKGMVLKLTLRTLLDMGYQCTFGILQAGNYGVPQTRRRLIILASAPGYKLPLYPEPTHVFSRRACSLTAAIDGKRFVTNIQWNEAPRRTCTIRDAMSDLPPISNGANQLEREYGSMPETHFQRLVRAGATDETKLRDHICKNMAPLIQARIARVPTTPGSDWRDLPNISVTLSDGTKCKVLQYRHHDARSGRSPLGALRGVCACAAGGPCDPADKQENTLIPWCLPHTANRHNNWAGLYGRVSWDGYFSTTVTDPEPMGKQGRVLHPQQARVVSVRECARSQAFPDTYLFAGSVGDKHRQIGNAVPPPLGAALGREILKALAQSKKRLDRPDEFMDQDNNSNQL; encoded by the exons ATGGATAATGCTATAGTATTAGTGGAAAAAATGCCGGTTCCTTTAGGAATGATCAGTGCCAAAAGTCCATCTACAAGGAGTCGGACTCGTAATCAATCTGTTTCGCCTTCTACGAG GAAAAATGGCAAGTCTAATGGTCACCTATTGACGATGGATGTTTTTACCAAGAAAAGGGCAAGGAGTCCATCTGCAACATCGGAATTAAATGAGAACCTG AAAAAGCCAAAAATTGATCCAGCTGACTTGGAAGACGAAAAAGAAAACCAAAATATAGAAAACCAGGATGAAGTTTTAACCACTGACAAAGCTAACCCTATTGATAAAAAAGAAGATGTAAcagaaataaaaagtaatgatATTGAAAGTGAGACCATCTCCACAAAATCCACCTCAGATGAAAATAGTGACTGTAAAAAACGAAGACTAAGTGAACCTGACAATAAAGATGATTCAGAAATTGATGAAGTTAATTCTGATGAAGATATTAAGAGTATTGATGATGAAAACAGCAATTCTGATGTAAAAAGCGAAggagtaaaaaatatgaactgTAAAGAAGAGAGCAACAACAATGCTCAAGATCTGAACAATGAGAGGTGTAATATTTGTAGACAATTTTTGAATAACTCTGACATTATATTCTACCAAGGACACCCACAGAATGCTGTGGAAGAGTTTATAGCTTTGACCAATGAGAAACTAGTATTAGCTGCAG GTGATGAAGGAGACATCATGGAGAGACCTCAAACCAACATCACCGGGTTCTCAATCTTCGACCAGGAGGGCCACCTGGTGCCCATCGATGGAGGTTTAGTGGAGAATGACATGAGAATCTTCATGTCTGGGTACCTGAAGTCCATTTGCTCCGAAAACTCAGATATTGATGAGGAATCTATACCGGTGAAGGATGTTGGCCCTATTGTTGAAtg GTTCATCCACGGATTCGACGGAGGCATGAAAAATTGCATCACACTATCAACAGAGTTCGGCGAATACAACTTGATGAAGCCGAGCGCCGAATATACTCCTCTCATGAACAATCTCTACGAGAAGATATGGATTAGCAAAGTCGTAGTTGAATACCTAGAAGAGTACCATTACCTTCAGCCGACGTACGAAGACTTGATGGAAATCATTCGTGAGGCGACGATACCAGAGTTGGATGATGCGAAGATGACTGAAGAGATGCTACATAAGCACGCGCAGTTTGTTTGCGACCAGGTGGTGTGTCTGGAGGCTCAAGATGAGGATGATGAACCGCTCATCACACTGCCCTGCATGAGGGAACTCATCAAGCTCATGGGCATCAAGTTCggcaaacgaaaaacccgcaCCAAAATTGACTACAAGAAAATCGACAAGAAAGCCTGGACTAAGGCGACGACGACGCCGTTGGTGCAGAAGACTTTCGAGAGCTTCTTTACGCATCAGCTGGATAAGACGAATAAAGACTTGGTGTTGCGTAGGAAGCGTTGCGGTGTTTGTGAGGCGTGCCAGCGGCCGGACTGTGGCGAGTGCAGCGCGTGCCGAGCCATGGCCAAATTCGGCGGCCACGGACGAACTAAAAAGGCATGTGTCAGCAGAAACTGCCCCAACATGGCCGTAGAACAAGCCGAAGACTCAGACCCTGACGATGAGGAGGAGTACAGGAAGATGGCAGAGAAGAAGGAACACGACAAGATAGATGATGCCGTCCCGGTGAAGCTGACTGGCGCCGGCTCCAGAAAGATCACCTGGGTCGGCGAGCCAGTCAAGGCTGATGCTACTAAAGTCTACTACGAGGCTGTCGAGATTGATGGAGAGGAGTTAAGGAATGGCGACTATGTGATGGTGGAGACCTCCCAGGCTAATATACCCGCGCTCGTCGTGAGGGTCGTGTACATGTGGAAGGAGACATTGAACACCAAATCTGGATACTTCCACGGAGAGGTGTTCATCAGATCTTCAGACACCGTGCTAGGGGAGGTGGGCGACCCTCGCGAGGTATTCTTAGGGGACCGCTGCTGCCACGGCGCGCCGCTCTCATCCATTCTGAGGAAGGCACATATAGAAAAGAGGGAAATACCAGCCAACTGGTTCAAGCTCGGCGGGAAAGAAGTCGAGGACGAAACGTTGGAGGATGATGGAAAGACATACTTCtataaaaagtattatgaaAGGTTCACGGCGCGCTTCGAAGACCTACCAGAGGACCCGGCGTGCCCCAACCCTCTGAGGCAACACAGGTTCTGTCCGTCCTGCGAGCGCAAGACTAGAAAAGACGCCAAAAACATCCCCAAAGTCATAGACAAACTGGCGGAGAAATCCGAATTCGTTACAGAAGCGAATAGAACCGAGTGGAGTCTGGTGCGGTGGCAGGACCACGACTACAAGCGCGGCGGCGGAGTGTTCCTCAAACCGGGGACTTTCAACCTGAAGAGCAGTCTGACGTACAGCGACACCAGCAAGCCGAAGCTCGAGAACGTAGACGAGAGTGTATACCCGGAGTACTATCGAAAGAGCGACAACAACTTGCGCGGTTCTAACGTGGATACTGGGGAGCCGTTCTGTGTTGGGCTGGTAGTGGCGGCTACGGCTCGCGGGGCGGGGCCGCTGGTGGTTCCTCAGGATATCTATTTACGAGTGCGCGTCATGTGCCGGCCCGAGCACACCGCCAGCCGCTTCCCGCAGCACGAGGACCTCAACCTCGTCTACTGGAGCGACGACATCCGAGAAATCCCATTCTCTGCCGTGGTCGGGCCCTGCCACTTAGTACACGAGAAGAACATACCTAGCGAAAACAAACAGGAGTGGCTCGAGAAGGACCCCAGCAGATTCTACTTCAGAGAGGCTTTCAGCAGGAAAACGGGCAAGTTTACAGAGGTGCCACCTGAAGCGGAGAGCGTCGGGCGAGTTGACAAAGGCAAGGAGAAGGGCAAAGGGAAAGGGAAGTCCAGCAAAGCGTCCGCTACTACAGAAGCATCTACGACTGCTTCGGTTCGTCCTTTGCGTACATTGGACGTGTTCGCGGGCTGCGGGGGGTTATCTCTGGGGCTGCATACAGCGGGGGCCGCGGCGCCTCGTTGGGCGGTAGAGCAAGTGGAGCCCGCGGCCCACGCCTATGAGTTGAACAACCGCGCGTGCACAGTGTTCCGCGAAGACTGCAACGCGTTGCTTCGCGAGGCgctggcgggcgcggcgcactggcgcggccgccgcctgCCCCGCGCAGGGGAGGTCGAGCTGCTGTGCGGCGGCCCGCCCTGCCAGGGCTTCTCCGGCATGAACCGGTTCAACCAGCGCGAGTACTCCAACTTCAAGAACTCTTTAGTAGCCTCCTACTTATCCTACTGCGACTTCTACCGCCCGAAATACTTCATACTGGAGAACGTGCGGAATTTCGTCGCGTTCAAAAAAGGAATGGTTCTGAAACTGACGTTACGTACGTTACTAGACATGGGATACCAGTGCACGTTTGGCATCCTCCAAGCTGGGAACTACGGGGTGCCTCAGACTCGGCGTCGTCTTATAATCCTGGCGTCCGCGCCGGGGTATAAGCTTCCTTTATACCCCGAGCCGACGCACGTGTTTAGTCGTCGCGCTTGTTCGCTAACCGCGGCTATTGACGGCAAGCGCTTCGTCACCAACATCCAGTGGAACGAGGCGCCGCGACGAACCTGCACTATAAGAGACGCTATGAGCGACTTGCCTCCGATATCCAACGGAGCGAACCAATTAGAGCGTGAATACGGGTCGATGCCGGAGACGCACTTCCAGCGATTGGTCCGCGCCGGCGCGACGGATGAGACCAAACTGAGAGATCATATCTGCAAGAACATGGCGCCGCTGATCCAGGCCCGCATAGCGAGGGTGCCCACCACGCCAGGGTCGGACTGGCGGGACCTGCCCAATATATCTGTCACGCTGTCTGATGGGACCAAGTGTAAG GTGCTCCAATACCGGCACCACGACGCCCGCTCAGGCCGCTCCCCTCTGGGCGCGCTTCGCGGCGtctgcgcctgcgccgccggGGGGCCCTGCGACCCCGCCGACAAGCAGGAGAACACGCTGATACCCTGGTGTCTACCGCACACTGCTAATAGGCATAACAACTGGGCTGGACTTTATG GTCGCGTATCATGGGACGGCTACTTCAGCACCACAGTGACGGACCCCGAGCCGATGGGCAAGCAGGGCCGCGTGCTGCACCCGCAGCAGGCGCGCGTGGTGTCCGTGCGAGAGTGTGCGCGCTCGCAGGCCTTCCCCGACACCTACCTGTTCGCGGGCTCTGTGGGCGACAAGCACCGCCAG ATCGGCAACGCGGTGCCTCCGCCGCTGGGCGCCGCGCTCGGCCGCGAGATACTGAAGGCGCTGGCGCAGAGCAAGAAGAGACTGGACCGACCCGATGAGTTCATGGACCAGGATAACAACTCCAACCAGCTTTAG